One Dethiosulfovibrio faecalis genomic region harbors:
- the rnc gene encoding ribonuclease III: protein MYGRKWERSLSLIQDRLGYSFTDIELLREALTHSSYAHESGLRSWNERLEFLGDAVLELATSTRLFRAMKDMDEGGLTRLRARLVRKEALLTWAEALSLSGVLRVNRGLRKKGEGGDLSSMHADAIEAIFGAVYMDGGFDMAESVVNRYLDFMFERGDYLQDGNSSIDPKSELQQILQIRGEPLPEYRIISREGPPHSPRFEVELYVSEVLLSRGRGRSIKEAEVQAARDALSLVRSVAKELPR from the coding sequence GTACGGACGGAAATGGGAAAGAAGTCTTTCTCTGATTCAGGACCGTCTGGGATACAGCTTCACCGATATAGAACTGCTCCGTGAAGCCCTGACTCATTCGTCCTACGCCCATGAGTCAGGGCTTCGTTCTTGGAACGAGAGATTGGAGTTCCTGGGAGATGCGGTTCTGGAGTTGGCTACCTCGACGAGACTTTTCAGGGCGATGAAGGATATGGACGAAGGGGGACTGACCAGGCTCAGGGCACGGTTGGTCCGTAAGGAAGCTCTTTTGACGTGGGCGGAGGCATTGAGTCTCTCGGGAGTTCTCAGGGTCAACCGGGGTCTAAGAAAAAAGGGGGAGGGTGGCGATCTCTCCTCCATGCATGCCGACGCCATAGAGGCCATCTTCGGAGCCGTCTATATGGACGGAGGTTTCGATATGGCGGAATCGGTGGTGAACCGCTATCTGGATTTTATGTTTGAAAGAGGGGATTATCTTCAGGACGGAAACTCGTCCATCGACCCCAAGTCGGAACTTCAACAGATCCTACAGATAAGGGGAGAGCCATTGCCGGAGTACAGGATCATTTCCCGTGAGGGACCTCCTCATAGTCCCAGATTCGAGGTGGAACTGTATGTATCGGAGGTCCTCCTGAGCAGGGGAAGAGGAAGATCGATAAAAGAAGCGGAGGTCCAAGCGGCTCGAGATGCGTTATCTTTGGTGCGATCGGTTGCAAAAGAGTTGCCTCGCTGA